A stretch of Amycolatopsis balhimycina FH 1894 DNA encodes these proteins:
- a CDS encoding ABC transporter permease: MLAVPATLALALVVLPVVGLLVRTDLTRLPSLIVTPSSWHALRLSLITAALSTLACVLLGVPLAVVLARARFRGVRLLRPIVLLPLVLPPVVGGLALLYLLGRKGFLGILITALTGESVPFTTTAVVIAQTFVAMPFLVVSLEGALRNSGDRYEQVAATLGARPWTVFRRVTLPLLLPALGSGVVLSFARALGEFGATITFAGSLEDVTRTLPLEVYTQAEADVDSAVALALLLIVVAIVVIAFARPRSWEGGLR; the protein is encoded by the coding sequence GTGCTCGCCGTCCCCGCGACGCTCGCGCTGGCGCTGGTCGTGCTGCCGGTCGTCGGGCTGCTCGTCCGCACCGACCTGACGCGGCTGCCGTCACTGATCGTCACGCCGTCTTCGTGGCACGCGCTGCGGCTGTCGCTGATCACGGCGGCACTGTCCACTCTGGCCTGTGTGCTGCTCGGCGTGCCGCTGGCCGTCGTGCTCGCGCGGGCCCGGTTCCGCGGGGTCCGGCTGCTGCGGCCGATCGTGCTGCTGCCGCTGGTGCTGCCGCCGGTGGTCGGCGGGCTCGCGCTGCTCTACCTGCTCGGCCGCAAGGGTTTCCTCGGCATCCTCATCACCGCCCTGACCGGGGAGTCCGTGCCGTTCACGACGACGGCGGTGGTGATCGCGCAGACGTTCGTCGCGATGCCGTTCCTCGTGGTCAGCCTCGAAGGCGCGCTCCGGAACTCCGGCGACCGCTACGAGCAGGTCGCCGCGACGCTGGGCGCGCGCCCGTGGACCGTCTTCCGCCGGGTCACGCTGCCGCTGCTGCTGCCCGCGCTCGGCTCCGGCGTCGTGCTCAGCTTCGCCCGCGCGCTCGGCGAGTTCGGCGCCACGATCACCTTCGCGGGCAGCCTCGAAGACGTCACCCGCACCCTGCCGCTCGAGGTCTACACGCAGGCCGAAGCGGACGTCGACAGCGCGGTGGCGCTCGCGCTGCTGCTCATCGTCGTGGCGATCGTCGTCATCGCCTTCGCGCGGCCGCGCTCGTGGGAAGGCGGCCTGCGATGA
- the modA gene encoding molybdate ABC transporter substrate-binding protein, protein MSQLALAVAAVALFAGACSSSDEPSTQTGGASVTAPAPKGAGNAGGGTLTVFAAASLTESFTALGKEFEAQHSGVTVKFSFAGSSGLVQQLTNGAKADVFASADQTNMDKAVQGGVIDGQATVFATNKLAIAVAPGNSKNIKTFQDLNKPGLTVITCAPQVPCGSATKKVETATRVTLKPKSEEQDVKQVLNKVQSGDADAGLVYVTDATSAAGKVDKVDFPEAGQAINSYPIAAVKGGQADLAHQFEEFVLGTEGKTELAKVGFGSAQ, encoded by the coding sequence TTGTCACAGCTTGCTCTGGCCGTCGCGGCCGTCGCCCTGTTCGCGGGCGCGTGCAGCAGCTCGGACGAGCCCAGCACGCAGACCGGCGGGGCGTCGGTCACCGCACCCGCGCCCAAGGGGGCCGGAAACGCCGGCGGCGGCACGCTGACCGTGTTCGCCGCCGCGTCGCTCACCGAGTCGTTCACCGCGCTCGGCAAGGAGTTCGAGGCGCAGCACTCCGGCGTCACCGTGAAGTTCAGCTTCGCGGGCTCGTCCGGCCTGGTCCAGCAGCTGACCAACGGCGCGAAGGCCGACGTCTTCGCCTCGGCCGACCAGACGAACATGGACAAGGCCGTCCAGGGTGGCGTGATCGACGGCCAGGCGACCGTGTTCGCCACCAACAAGCTCGCCATCGCGGTCGCGCCGGGCAATTCTAAGAACATCAAGACGTTTCAAGACCTCAACAAGCCCGGGCTGACCGTCATCACCTGCGCCCCGCAGGTGCCGTGCGGCTCGGCGACGAAGAAGGTCGAGACGGCCACCCGCGTCACGCTCAAGCCGAAGAGCGAGGAGCAGGACGTCAAGCAGGTGCTGAACAAGGTGCAGTCCGGTGACGCCGACGCGGGCCTGGTCTACGTCACCGACGCGACCTCGGCCGCGGGCAAGGTCGACAAGGTCGACTTCCCCGAGGCGGGCCAGGCGATCAACAGCTACCCGATCGCCGCGGTCAAGGGCGGCCAGGCCGACCTGGCGCACCAGTTCGAGGAGTTCGTCCTCGGCACCGAAGGCAAGACCGAGCTGGCGAAGGTCGGGTTCGGCTCTGCGCAGTAG
- a CDS encoding TOBE domain-containing protein, translated as MPQFRLSEAARLLGVSDDTVRRWVRAGQLTATDDAAGRKVVDGAQLAGFARAQASGPDDPSTVGRSARNKFVGLVTEVIADKVMAQVELQCGAHRVVSLMSTEAVRELGLRPGVLAVAVVKATTVVVETPEGSR; from the coding sequence ATGCCGCAATTTCGGTTGTCCGAGGCCGCGCGCCTGCTCGGGGTCAGTGACGACACCGTGCGCCGCTGGGTGCGCGCGGGCCAGCTGACCGCCACCGACGACGCCGCCGGCCGCAAGGTCGTCGACGGCGCCCAGCTGGCCGGGTTCGCCCGGGCTCAGGCCTCGGGCCCCGACGACCCGTCGACGGTCGGCCGCTCGGCCCGCAACAAGTTCGTGGGGCTGGTCACCGAGGTCATCGCCGACAAGGTGATGGCCCAGGTGGAACTGCAGTGCGGGGCACACCGCGTGGTGTCCCTGATGAGTACGGAAGCCGTCCGCGAGCTGGGGCTGCGCCCAGGGGTGCTCGCGGTCGCGGTCGTCAAGGCGACCACTGTTGTCGTGGAAACACCGGAAGGAAGTCGATGA
- a CDS encoding MarR family winged helix-turn-helix transcriptional regulator: protein MTEKTYPVTDEELFRFAELGRHSSTFTVLRHVRIAEQMGLSGTDHKTFDLVGQSDGPLTAGRIAELTGLSTGAVTGVIDRLERVGLVRRVRDLEDRRKVLVEVVPGAEERFAPLFQPAFDALRETLVQFSPAERKVIERYQNVILEQLRAEVMDNSRPA from the coding sequence GTGACGGAAAAGACTTACCCGGTCACCGACGAGGAACTCTTCCGCTTCGCGGAATTGGGTCGGCACAGCAGCACCTTCACCGTCCTGCGGCACGTCCGGATCGCCGAGCAGATGGGCCTGTCCGGCACCGACCACAAGACGTTCGACCTGGTGGGCCAGTCCGACGGACCGCTCACCGCCGGCCGGATCGCCGAGCTGACGGGCCTGTCCACGGGCGCGGTCACCGGCGTCATCGACCGGCTGGAGAGGGTCGGCCTGGTCCGCCGCGTCCGCGACCTCGAGGACCGCCGGAAGGTTCTCGTCGAGGTCGTGCCCGGGGCCGAAGAGCGCTTCGCGCCGCTCTTCCAGCCGGCCTTCGACGCCCTTCGCGAGACGCTGGTGCAGTTCTCCCCGGCCGAGCGAAAAGTGATCGAGCGTTATCAGAATGTCATCCTCGAACAGCTTCGCGCCGAAGTCATGGACAATTCGCGCCCCGCGTAG
- the moaA gene encoding GTP 3',8-cyclase MoaA translates to MPRPENPHLIDTFGRVATDLRVSLTDRCNLRCTYCMPAEGLDWMPGEQVLTDEELVRLMRIAVEQLGVTDIRLTGGEPLLRPGLEDLVARITALSPRPRLSMTTNGIGLAKRAAGLAAAGLNRINVSLDTVDPATFLKITRRDRLSHVVAGLAAARDAGMAPVKVNAVLIRGLNETEAVPLLKFCLAEGYHLRFIEQMPLDAQHGWNRGEMITAAEILEMLGASFTLTPFPAARGGAPAERWLVDGGPGDVGVIASVTRPFCSACERTRLTADGAVRSCLFSNDETDLRSLARAGARDEEIADAWRATMWGKLAGHEINDAGFAQPIRPMSAIGG, encoded by the coding sequence GTGCCCCGGCCCGAGAACCCGCACCTCATCGACACCTTCGGCCGGGTGGCCACCGATCTCCGGGTTTCCCTGACGGATCGGTGCAATCTCCGGTGCACCTACTGCATGCCCGCGGAAGGCCTCGACTGGATGCCGGGCGAGCAGGTGCTGACCGACGAGGAGCTGGTCCGGCTGATGCGGATCGCCGTCGAGCAGCTCGGCGTCACCGACATCCGGCTCACCGGCGGCGAACCGCTGCTGCGGCCCGGGCTCGAGGACCTCGTCGCGCGGATCACGGCGTTGTCGCCGCGGCCCCGGCTCTCCATGACCACCAACGGGATCGGCCTCGCGAAGCGCGCGGCCGGGCTCGCGGCGGCGGGGCTGAACCGGATCAACGTCTCGCTCGACACCGTCGACCCCGCGACGTTCCTGAAGATCACCCGCCGCGACCGGCTCTCGCACGTCGTCGCCGGGCTGGCCGCCGCGCGGGACGCCGGGATGGCGCCGGTGAAGGTCAACGCCGTGCTGATCCGCGGGCTCAACGAGACCGAAGCCGTGCCGCTGCTGAAGTTCTGCCTCGCCGAGGGCTACCACCTGCGGTTCATCGAGCAGATGCCGCTGGACGCCCAGCACGGCTGGAACCGCGGCGAGATGATCACCGCGGCCGAGATCCTGGAGATGCTGGGTGCTTCGTTCACCCTGACCCCGTTCCCGGCCGCGCGGGGCGGCGCGCCCGCCGAGCGCTGGCTGGTCGACGGCGGCCCCGGCGACGTCGGCGTGATCGCGTCGGTGACCCGGCCGTTCTGCTCGGCGTGCGAGCGGACGCGGCTGACCGCGGACGGCGCCGTGCGCTCCTGCCTGTTCAGCAACGACGAGACGGACCTGCGCTCTCTCGCGCGCGCGGGCGCGCGTGATGAAGAAATCGCGGACGCCTGGCGCGCGACGATGTGGGGCAAGCTCGCGGGACACGAGATCAACGACGCCGGGTTCGCGCAGCCGATCCGGCCGATGAGCGCGATCGGCGGTTGA
- a CDS encoding MoaD/ThiS family protein, whose amino-acid sequence MATLTIVVRYFAAARAAAGAEEEKVQLPAGASVADAVGELRRLHPSSLPRVLDAASYLLDGIAVRDLTRPLTDGAELDVLPPFAGG is encoded by the coding sequence ATGGCGACCCTGACCATCGTGGTGCGGTACTTCGCCGCGGCCCGTGCCGCGGCGGGCGCGGAGGAGGAGAAGGTCCAGCTGCCCGCGGGCGCGTCGGTCGCCGACGCGGTGGGCGAGCTGCGCCGGCTCCACCCTTCTTCTTTGCCGCGGGTCCTGGACGCGGCGAGCTACCTGCTCGACGGCATCGCGGTCCGGGACCTGACCCGCCCCCTGACGGACGGCGCCGAACTCGACGTCCTCCCCCCGTTCGCCGGCGGCTGA
- a CDS encoding transglycosylase family protein has product MSYRGKHRKMSAATRTVARVAIAGIAVGAPLAIAATPASATNWDAIAQCESSGNWNTNTGNGYYGGLQFTQSTWKAYGGTGSAANASRDEQIAVAERVLQGQGIGAWPLCGKKGGGGSSAPKATGKSTVKKVTPKKSTTAPKQAAAPVAPVATGVNSSNPAGDYTVVAGDSLSKIAKQFNVQGGYQKLQELNAKYIPNKDLILVGQKIATK; this is encoded by the coding sequence ATGTCTTACCGAGGCAAGCACCGCAAGATGTCCGCTGCCACCCGCACCGTCGCTCGCGTCGCCATCGCGGGCATTGCGGTCGGCGCTCCCCTCGCTATCGCTGCGACCCCCGCGTCGGCGACGAACTGGGACGCCATCGCGCAGTGCGAGAGCAGCGGCAACTGGAACACCAACACCGGCAACGGCTACTACGGCGGCCTGCAGTTCACGCAGAGCACCTGGAAGGCCTACGGCGGCACCGGCAGCGCGGCGAACGCTTCCCGCGACGAGCAGATCGCCGTGGCCGAGCGCGTCCTGCAGGGCCAGGGCATCGGCGCCTGGCCGCTCTGTGGCAAGAAGGGTGGCGGCGGCTCGTCGGCCCCCAAGGCCACCGGCAAGTCCACCGTCAAGAAGGTGACCCCGAAGAAGAGCACGACCGCCCCCAAGCAGGCGGCGGCTCCGGTGGCCCCGGTGGCGACCGGCGTCAACAGCTCCAACCCGGCCGGTGACTACACCGTCGTGGCGGGCGACAGCCTGTCCAAGATCGCCAAGCAGTTCAACGTCCAGGGCGGCTACCAGAAGCTGCAGGAGCTGAACGCGAAGTACATCCCGAACAAGGACCTGATCCTCGTCGGGCAGAAGATCGCCACCAAGTGA
- a CDS encoding molybdenum cofactor biosynthesis protein MoaE, translating to MKRTARVVVASNRAAKGVYEDKTGPVIVAWLADRGYDVPAPVVVEDGDPVGAALRAALADGVAVVLTTGGTGISPTDRTPDVTRALLDHELPGVADAIRAAGLPKVPTAVLSRGVAGVAGRTLVVNLPGSSGGVKDGLGVLDGVLDHAVDQLAGGDHPRPAASGPAVRVVRALVTEDVLSVEEHSRLVEDEAAGAVVTFAGVVRDHDGGKGVRDLTYEGHPSAGEVIAEVVADLSARWSGVRAVAVSHRLGPLTIGDVALACAVAAEHRGQAFSACSELVDEVKARLPVWKHQHFTDGTDEWVNSP from the coding sequence GTGAAGCGCACCGCGCGCGTCGTCGTGGCGTCCAACCGCGCCGCGAAGGGCGTCTACGAGGACAAGACCGGCCCGGTGATCGTCGCCTGGCTGGCGGACCGCGGATACGACGTGCCCGCCCCGGTCGTCGTCGAGGACGGCGACCCGGTGGGTGCCGCGCTGCGCGCCGCGCTGGCCGACGGCGTCGCCGTGGTGCTCACCACGGGCGGCACCGGCATCTCGCCGACCGACCGCACCCCGGACGTCACCCGCGCGCTGCTGGACCACGAGCTGCCGGGCGTCGCGGACGCGATCCGCGCGGCCGGGCTGCCGAAGGTGCCGACCGCGGTGCTGTCGCGCGGTGTAGCCGGAGTGGCGGGGCGGACCCTGGTCGTGAACCTGCCTGGCTCCAGCGGCGGCGTGAAGGACGGCCTGGGCGTGCTCGACGGCGTCCTGGACCACGCGGTCGACCAGCTGGCCGGTGGCGACCACCCGCGGCCGGCCGCTTCGGGGCCCGCGGTGCGTGTGGTGCGGGCGCTGGTCACCGAGGACGTGCTGTCGGTCGAGGAGCACTCCCGCCTGGTCGAAGACGAGGCGGCGGGTGCGGTGGTGACGTTCGCCGGGGTGGTCCGCGATCACGACGGCGGCAAGGGCGTGCGCGACCTGACCTACGAGGGCCACCCGAGCGCGGGCGAGGTGATCGCGGAGGTCGTCGCGGACCTGTCGGCGCGCTGGAGCGGCGTCCGCGCGGTGGCCGTGAGCCACCGCCTGGGGCCGCTGACGATCGGCGACGTCGCGCTGGCCTGCGCCGTGGCGGCGGAGCACCGCGGCCAGGCGTTTTCGGCGTGTTCCGAGCTGGTGGACGAGGTGAAGGCGCGGCTGCCGGTCTGGAAGCACCAGCACTTCACCGACGGCACCGACGAGTGGGTCAACTCGCCCTGA
- the moaC gene encoding cyclic pyranopterin monophosphate synthase MoaC codes for MSELSHVDETGAARMVDVSGKTATARTALAAGTVRTTAEVLRLLATDGLPKGDALATARIAGIMGAKRVPELIPLCHQIALSGVKVEFSLGEAEVGIRATAKTTDVTGVEMEALTAVAVAGLTLHDMIKAVDPAATLDEVRLLRKDGGKTGTWERP; via the coding sequence GTGAGTGAACTCAGCCACGTCGACGAGACCGGCGCCGCCCGGATGGTCGACGTCTCCGGCAAGACCGCCACCGCGCGCACCGCCCTCGCGGCCGGGACCGTGCGGACTACCGCCGAGGTGCTGCGGCTGCTGGCCACCGACGGCCTCCCGAAGGGCGACGCGCTGGCCACCGCGCGGATCGCCGGGATCATGGGTGCCAAGCGGGTGCCCGAGCTGATCCCGCTGTGCCACCAGATCGCGCTGTCCGGGGTCAAGGTCGAGTTCAGCCTCGGCGAGGCCGAGGTCGGCATCCGCGCGACGGCGAAGACCACCGACGTCACCGGCGTCGAGATGGAGGCGCTGACCGCGGTGGCCGTCGCCGGGCTGACGCTGCACGACATGATCAAGGCCGTCGACCCGGCGGCGACGCTGGACGAGGTCCGCCTGCTCCGCAAGGACGGCGGCAAGACCGGAACCTGGGAGCGGCCGTGA
- a CDS encoding type II toxin-antitoxin system Phd/YefM family antitoxin: protein MLELSASEASRSFSAVLDEAEKGETIVVTRNGKRVALIVPAPRSNGTEVCAVFHRWAGKLPVDDRFEENVAKVRETASAELDGDPWRD, encoded by the coding sequence GTGTTGGAACTGAGCGCATCGGAAGCCTCCCGGTCGTTCTCCGCCGTGCTCGACGAAGCGGAGAAGGGCGAGACGATCGTCGTCACCCGCAACGGCAAGCGGGTCGCGCTGATCGTGCCCGCGCCGCGCTCGAACGGCACCGAGGTGTGCGCGGTGTTCCACCGCTGGGCCGGAAAGCTCCCCGTCGACGACCGGTTCGAGGAGAACGTCGCCAAGGTCCGCGAGACCGCGTCCGCCGAGCTGGACGGCGACCCGTGGCGCGACTGA
- a CDS encoding PIN domain-containing protein yields the protein MARLILDTGVLVDAARQRLPPGAIGEEDDVAIPALAITEYRVGLLLDPNPARRAAHDAFLADFLAVTPVVDYSASVVDHHAELLVHLQRTGQARGAHDLIIAATARATGRTLVTTDGRARFGDLPDVEVRLLERIR from the coding sequence GTGGCGCGACTGATCCTCGACACCGGGGTCCTCGTCGACGCCGCGCGGCAACGGCTCCCCCCGGGCGCGATCGGCGAGGAGGACGACGTCGCCATCCCGGCCTTGGCGATCACCGAGTACCGGGTGGGCCTGCTGCTCGACCCGAACCCGGCCCGCCGGGCGGCGCACGATGCGTTCCTGGCCGACTTCCTGGCCGTCACCCCGGTGGTCGACTACTCGGCGAGTGTCGTCGACCACCACGCCGAGCTCCTGGTGCACCTGCAACGCACCGGGCAGGCCCGCGGAGCGCACGACCTGATCATCGCGGCCACCGCCCGGGCCACCGGCCGGACGCTGGTGACCACGGACGGCCGCGCCCGGTTCGGCGACCTTCCCGACGTCGAAGTCAGGCTGCTGGAACGGATCCGCTGA
- a CDS encoding NAD-dependent malic enzyme translates to MPVPGPGYSITVRVEAPASSSAAGDLTTAVGRVGGVLTAFDVVESHSDSIVVDISANALSENHANDITQTLDSLPGVKVRKVSDRTFLIHLGGKIEVTPKVALRNRDDLSRAYTPGVARVCQAIAANPEDARRLTIKRNTVAVLTDGSAVLGLGNIGPAAALPVMEGKAALFKKFADVDAWPVCLDTQDTEEIIMIAKALAPVYAGINLEDIAAPRCFEIEKRLREQLDIPVFHDDQHGTAIVVVAALRNALRVVGKNIEDCKIVVSGVGAAGSAIIRLVLQKNPGDIVAADIDGIVHSARGNLDDNLAWIASHTNKEQVSGTLHEALNGADVFIGVSAPNLFGAEQVATMNKDAVVFALANPDPEIDPLEAQKHAAVVATGRSDFPNQINNVLAFPGVFRGLLDAHAHNIDDSMLLAAADAIANVVDNGKLNASFIVPSVFDTAVAPAVAEAVRKAVLAER, encoded by the coding sequence ATGCCGGTTCCCGGTCCCGGATATTCGATCACCGTCCGGGTGGAGGCCCCGGCCTCGTCCAGCGCCGCCGGTGACCTCACCACCGCCGTGGGGCGCGTCGGCGGCGTGCTGACCGCGTTCGACGTCGTCGAGTCCCACTCCGACTCGATCGTGGTCGACATCAGCGCCAACGCGCTGTCGGAGAACCACGCGAACGACATCACCCAGACGCTGGACTCGCTGCCCGGCGTCAAGGTCCGCAAGGTCTCCGACCGGACGTTCCTGATCCACCTCGGCGGCAAGATCGAGGTCACGCCCAAGGTCGCGCTCCGCAACCGTGACGACCTCTCCCGCGCCTACACCCCGGGTGTCGCCCGCGTCTGCCAGGCGATCGCCGCGAACCCCGAGGACGCGCGCCGGCTGACCATCAAGCGCAACACGGTCGCCGTGCTGACGGATGGCTCCGCGGTGCTCGGCCTCGGCAACATCGGCCCGGCCGCGGCGCTGCCGGTGATGGAGGGCAAGGCGGCGCTGTTCAAGAAGTTCGCCGACGTCGACGCCTGGCCGGTCTGCCTGGACACCCAGGACACCGAAGAGATCATCATGATCGCCAAGGCGCTGGCCCCGGTGTACGCCGGGATCAACCTCGAGGACATCGCCGCGCCGCGCTGCTTCGAGATCGAGAAGCGCCTTCGCGAGCAGCTGGACATCCCGGTGTTCCACGACGACCAGCACGGCACCGCGATCGTGGTCGTGGCCGCGCTGCGCAACGCCCTGCGCGTGGTCGGGAAGAACATCGAGGACTGCAAGATCGTGGTCAGCGGCGTCGGCGCGGCCGGCTCGGCGATCATCCGCCTGGTGCTGCAGAAGAACCCGGGCGACATCGTGGCCGCGGACATCGACGGCATCGTCCACTCCGCGCGCGGAAACCTCGACGACAACCTGGCCTGGATCGCGTCGCACACGAACAAGGAGCAGGTCAGCGGCACCCTGCACGAGGCGCTCAACGGCGCCGACGTCTTCATCGGCGTCTCGGCGCCCAACCTGTTCGGTGCCGAGCAGGTCGCGACGATGAACAAGGACGCGGTGGTCTTCGCGCTGGCGAACCCGGACCCGGAGATCGACCCGCTGGAGGCGCAGAAGCACGCCGCCGTCGTCGCGACCGGCCGCAGCGACTTCCCGAACCAGATCAACAACGTCCTGGCGTTCCCGGGCGTCTTCCGCGGCCTGTTGGACGCGCACGCGCACAACATCGACGACAGCATGCTGCTCGCGGCGGCGGACGCGATCGCCAACGTCGTGGACAACGGCAAGCTCAACGCGTCGTTCATCGTGCCGAGCGTGTTCGACACGGCCGTGGCGCCGGCGGTCGCCGAGGCTGTCCGGAAGGCAGTGCTCGCGGAGCGCTGA